The genomic interval GCGGCATGCGCGTCAGGTTCAGCTCGATGGGGAACTCCCGACCGCGCCTGTCCAGCCCGTGGAGGTCGCCGTTGCGGCCGATCAGCCGCAGCGGGCCGTTCTGGGCCATGAACTTCTCGCGCATCTGCGCGTGCAGGTCGCGAATGCACGACGGTACCAGCCGGTCGACGTTCAGGCCGGGCAGCTCGCCCGGCGCATAGCCGAAGGTTTCGTGGGCCCTGGCGTTGGCGATCAGGATGGTGCCCCGGCGGTCGACCACCAGCATCCCCTCCGGGGAAAACTCGATGATGTGCCGGTACCAGGCCTCGGCCATGCGGAAGCGGCTGTGCTGGGCGTCCAGTTCGGTCATCGCATTCTGGTAGTGCTGCAGGGCGCGGGCCAGATCGCCCAGCTCGCTGCCGTCGGCCGCGGCGGCGAAGCTGAGGCCGCGCTCGCCCGCGACGATCCGCCGGGTCTTCTCGGTCAGCTCGACGAGGGGCTGCAGCAGCCGGCGGTGATAGAAGCCGCGCAGGGTGAAGGCGACCAGCAGCAGGCTGAGCAGCAGGGTGGTCACGGTGACGTACATGGCCGAGTCGACCTGCGCGTCGAGCGCCGCGACCCGGGCCTCGAAGCGCTGGTGGATGCTTTCCTCGGTCCTGCGGATGGCCGCCATGATCGACTGCTTGGCGGCCAGGTAGGCTTCGCTGAACAGCAGGGCGATGACCTTTTCCCGCCCGCCCTGCTCGAAGCTCGCGAAGGCCTGGCGCTTGCGCTCGAGCAGGGCGTCGGACTCGCCCTTGGCCTGCTCCAGCCAGGCGCGCTCCTCCGTGCTCAGGCCGATGGCGGCGAGCTGTTCCAGGGCCTTCTCGCGGGAGCGGGTGATGTCCTTCTCGGTCAGGAAGGCCTCGAGGTAGTGCTTGTCCCCGGTCACCGCATAGCCGCGGGCGGCGGTGGTCAGGGTGTCGGCGCCGCGGGCCAGCAGGTTCAGCGCATCGCTCATCCGGTGCAGGTGCTGCAGGGCGTCGCCACGCTCCTGGGCGAGCAGGAAGGTGCGTACCACGTTCAGCGAGGAGAACGCCAGCAGCAGTACGATGAGCAGCGAGGCGAGGCTGCTGAGCTTTCCGAGTTTCACGCTTGCTCCGGTTTTCTGGTGATTCGCTGGGGGGCCGTTCCGTTGGTCTTGCCGGGCGGCGATGCGCGGCCGGCGCTGCCCGGGATGGCTCCGTTCGAAAGGCTTGTGGCTTGTGGCCATTATGCGTGCGGCGCGGCGTGCCGGATAACGCGAATAAAGGGGAAGTTTCGTCTTTGCCTCCGTTCCCGAGGCAATCGCATGAAGCGAAATGTCGGCATGCATACGCCCCTACATGCTCATGCGCTTGCCCTGCCTCCGTCCCGGATCGTCGTGCCGCCTGCTTGCCGGCCTGCTAAGATAGACGCCCTTCGATCTGTGGCCGTGCGCCGGGCGTTCCGTCCCGCGGCGGGGCGGCGACAGTGCCCTGCCGCCTCCATTCCCGGACCTTCCGATGCGCAATTCCACCGCTGCCGGCGCGCCTGCCGGCCGTTCGCCCCAGCCTTCCCGCAATCCCCTCCGGCGCCTGCTCGCGGTGCTGGGCCCTGGCCTGATGATGGCCGGAGCGGCCATCGGCGTCTCGCACCTGGTGCAGTCGACCCGTGCCGGGGCCGACTACGGCTTCACCCTGATGTGGGTGATCCTCCTGGCCAACGTCCTCAAGTATCCGTTCTTCGAGTATGGCCACCGCTTCACCGCGGCTACCGGGCAGAACCTGCTGGAGGGCTACCTGAGGCAGGGCCGCTGGGTGCTGGGGCTGTTCTTCGCGCTGAACCTGGTCACCGCCGTGACCAGCATCGCCGGCGTGACCTTCGTCACCGCGGCGCTGGCGGAAAACCTGTTCGGCTTCGGCTTCTCCAATGCCGTCTGGAGCGCCGGTCTGCTGCTGTTCTGCGTCGCCCTGACGGTGCTCGGCCACTACCGCTACGTGGAAGGGGCGATCAAGGCGATGCTCGCGGTGCTGTTCCTCGCCACCGTCTCGGCCACGCTCGCTGCGGCGATCAAGGGGCCGGTGGCGGCGCCGGGCACCCCGGTGCCGGCCCTGAGCATCGCCTTCCTGGTCGCGCTGCTCGGCTGGATGCCGGCGCCGATCGAGGTCTCGGTGTGGAACTCGCTGTGGGTCCAGGCCAAGGAGCGCGCCCTCGGCCGGCGCATCTCCCTGGCCGAGGCACGCTGGGACTTCAACCTCGGCTACGTGCTGACCATCCTCCTCGCCCTGATCTTCACCGCCCTCGGCGCGCTGGTGATGTTCGGCTCGGGCGAGAGCCTGTCGGGCAACGCCAGTGTCTTTTCCAAGCAGTTGGTGCAGTTGTACGGTGCGACCCTCGGCGAGCTGTGGATGCCGGTGGTGGCCGCCGCCGCCTTCTCGGCGATGCTCTCCACCGTGCTGACGGTGGTCGAGGCCTATCCGCGCTCGCTCGCCGAGGCCCTGCATCTGCTGGCGCCGGGCCTGAGAATCCGCCACCACGCCCACCACAGCCTGTGGATGGTCGGCACCAGCCTGCTCGGCTGGCTGATCGTGCAGGCCTTCCTCGACGACCTGACCCGGCTGATCGACCTGGTCACCAGCATCGCCTTCCTGTCGGCGCCGGTCTTCGCGGTGATGAACTACCGGCTGATCTTCTCGGACCAGGTCGGTGCCGAGGCGCGGCCCGGCCTGGCGCTGCGCCTGTTGAGCCGGGCCGGCATCCTGTTCCTCACCGGCTTCAGCCTGTTCTTCCTCTACAGCCGGTATTTCGCCGCTTGATCGCCAGGCCCGGGCCAGAGCGGCCTGGCCCCCGGCCCGACGAGTACCCCGGTGCCAAGTCATGACAAAACCATGGCATTGGCGCATGATTCGCGGGGTTTTTCACTCAGCAACCGTGGGCAATCTCGCCGGCGCGCCGTCATAGCCGAAGGACGATGCGCAGGAGCGCCGAAACGACCTGGCCACAAGGGTAACGGCATGTCTCAACTCGAAACCTTCTATGACGTGATGCGGCGTCAGGGCATCACCCGCCGCAGTTTCCTCAAGTACTGCAGCCTGACGGCCGCGGCCCTGGGCCTCGGCCCGACCTTCGCCCCACAGATCGCCCACGCGATGGAAACCAAGCCGCGCACCCCGGTGCTCTGGCTGCACGGCCTGGAGTGCACCTGCTGCTCCGAGTCGTTCATCCGCTCGGCCCACCCGCTGGTCAAGGACGTGGTGCTGTCGATGATCTCGCTGGACTACGACGACACCCTGATGGCCGCCGCCGGCCACCAGGCCGAGGCGGCCCTCGAAGAGACCATGAGGAAGTACAAGGGCGAATACATCCTCGCCGTGGAGGGCAACCCGCCGCTCAACGAGGACGGCATGTTCTGCATCGTCGGCGGCAAGCCGTTCCTCGACCAGCTCAAGCACGCCGCCAAGGACGCCAAGGCGGTGATCGCCTGGGGCAGCTGCGCCAGCTGGGGCTGCGTGCAGGCGGCCAAACCGAACCCGACCCAGGCGGTGCCGATCCACAAGGTGATCACTGACAAGCCGATCATCAAGGTGCCGGGCTGCCCGCCGATCGCCGAGGTGATGACCGGGGTGATCACCTACATGCTGACCTTCGGCAAGCTCCCCGAACTGGACCGCCAGGGCCGGCCGAAGATGTTCTACGGCCAGCGCATCCACGACAAATGCTACCGCCGCCCGCACTTCGACGCCGGCCAGTTCGTCGAGCACTGGGACGACGAGGGCGCGCGCAAGGGCTACTGCCTGTACAAGGTCGGCTGCAAGGGGCCGACCAGCTACAACGCCTGCTCCACGGTGCGCTGGAACGAGGGCACCTCCTTCCCGATCCAGGCCGGCCACGGCTGCATCGGCTGCTCGGAGGACGGCTTCTGGGACAAGGGCTCGTTCTATGAGCGGCTGAGCACCATCCCGCAGTTCGGCATCGAGAAGAACGCCGACGAGATCGGAGCCGCCGTCGCCGGCGGCGTCGGTGCCGCCATCGCCGCCCACGCCGCGGTCACTGCCATCAAGCGTCTGCAGAACAAGGGGGATCAGGCATGAGCAGCCTGCCGAACGCCAGCCAGCTCGACAAATCCGGCCGGCGCATCGTCGTCGATCCGGTGACCCGCATCGAGGGCCACATGCGCTGCGAGGTCAACGTCGACGCCAACAACGTGATCACCAACGCGGTGTCCACCGGCACCATGTGGCGCGGCCTCGAGGTCATCCTCAAGGGCCGCGACCCGCGTGATGCCTGGGCCTTCGTCGAGCGCATCTGCGGCGTCTGCACCGGCACCCACGCGTTGACCTCGGTGCGCGCGGTGGAGGATGCCCTGGGCATCCGCATCCCCTACAACGCGCACCTGATCCGCAACCTGATGGACAAGACGCTGCAGGTGCACGACCACATCGTGCACTTCTACCACCTGCACGCGCTGGACTGGGTCAACCCGGTCAACGCCCTGAAGGCCGACCCCAAGGCCACCTCCGCCCTGCAGCAGGCGGTCTCGCCGGCCCACGCCAAGTCCAGCCCCGGCTACTTCCGCGACGTGCAGACGCGCCTGAAGAAGTTCGTCGAGAGCGGCCAGCTCGGCCTGTTCGCCAACGGCTACTGGGACAACCCGGCCTACAAGCTGCCGCCCGAGGCGGACCTGATGGCCGTGGCCCACTACCTGGAGGCGCTGGACCTGCAGAAGGACATCGTCAAGATCCACACCATCTTCGGCGGCAAGAACCCGCACCCGAACTACATGGTCGGCGGTGTGGCCTGCGCCATCAACCTGGACGACGTCGGCGCCGCCGGCGCGCCGGTCAACATGACCAGCCTGAACTTCGTCCTCGAGCGCATCCACGAGGCCCGCGAGTTCACCAAGAACGTCTACCTGCCGGACGTCCTGGCGGTCGCCGGGATCTACAAGGACTGGCTGTACGGCGGCGGCCTGGCCGGGCACAACCTGCTCTCCTACGGCACCTTCACCAAGGTTCCGTACGACAAGTCCAGCGACCTCCTGCCGGCCGGCGCCATCGTCGGCGGCAACTGGGACGAGGTGCTGCCGGTCGACGTGCGCGATCCCGAGGAGATCCAGGAGTTCGTCAGCCACTCCTGGTACAGCTACGCCGACGAAACCCGTGGCCTGCACCCCTGGGACGGCGTCACCGAGCCGAAATTCGAGCTCGGCCCGAACACCAAGGGCACCCGCACGAACATCAAGGAGCTGGACGAGGCGCACAAGTACAGCTGGATCAAGGCGCCGCGCTGGCGCGGCCACGCCATGGAGGTCGGCCCGCTGGCGCGCTACATCATCGCCTACGCCTCCGGCCGCGAATACGTGAAGGAGCAGGTCGACCGCTCGCTGGCCGCCTTCAACCAGAGCACCGGCCTTGACCTCGGCCTCAAGCAGTTCCTGCCCTCGACCCTCGGCCGCACCCTGGCGCGCGCCCTGGAGTGCGAGCTGGCGGTGGACAGCATGCTCGACGACTGGCAGGCCCTGGTCGGCAACATCAAGGCCGGCGACCGCGCCACCGCCAACGTCGAGAAGTGGGACCCGAGCACCTGGCCGAAGGAGGCCAAGGGGGTCGGCATCAACGAGGCGCCGCGCGGCGCCCTGGGCCACTGGATCAAGATCAGGGACGGCAAGATCGAGAACTACCAGGCGATCGTGCCGACCACCTGGAACGGCACTCCGCGCGACCATCTGGGCAACATCGGCGCCTACGAGGCCGCGCTGCTCAACACGAAGATGGAGCGTCCGGACGAGCCGGTGGAGATCCTGCGCACCCTGCACAGCTTCGACCCCTGTCTGGCCTGCTCGACCCACGTGATGTCGCCGGACGGCCAGGAGCTGACCCGGGTGAAGGTCCGCTGAACCGGAGGATTGCGCGATGGCACTGGAAAAATCCCTGGAGGCCGGCGACGGCCAGGAGAAGGTCCGCAAGCAGACCGCGGTGTACGTCTACGAGGCGCCGCTGCGCCTCTGGCACTGGCTCACGGCGCTGTCGATCGTCGTGCTTGGCGTGACCGGCTACTTCATCGGCGCGCCGCTGCCGACGATGCCCGGCGAGGCGATGGACAACTACCTGATGGGCTACATCCGCTTCGCTCACTTCGCCGCCGGCTACGTGCTGGCCATCGGCTTCGTCGGCCGGGTCTACTGGGCCTTCGTCGGCAACCACCACGCCCGCGAGCTGTTCCTCGTGCCGGTGCACCGCAAGGCCTGGTGGAAGGAGCTGTGGCACGAGGTGCGCTGGTACCTGTTCCTCGAGAAGACCCCGAAGAAGTACATCGGCCACAACCCGCTGGGCCAACTGGCGATGTTCTGCTTCTTCGTGATCGGCGCGGTGTTCATGAGCGTCACCGGCTTCGCCCTCTACGCCGAGGGGCTGGGGCAGGGCAGCTGGGCCGACCGGCTGTTCGGCTGGGTGATCCCGCTGTTCGGCCAGAGCCAGGACGTGCACACCTGGCATCATCTTGGCATGTGGTACCTCGTCGTCTTCGTCATGATCCACGTCTATCTGGCCGTGCGCGAAGACATCGTGTCCCGGCAGTCGCTGATCTCCACCATGGTCGGCGGCTGGCGGATGTTCAAGGACGACCGGCCGGACTGACCGCCGCTGGCGCACCGCCAGGGGGCGCAGGCAGTCTGCGCCGCACCGTTTTTCACCACCCGGGTCGCTGTGTCGCCCCGGGTTTTCGCCATCAGGGACGTGCGAGTTGACCCACGGTCCGGGCCACAACGCCCGGTGGTAAACGATCCATGACAGGCTCCAGCCCCAACATCCTCATTCTCGGCATCGGCAATCTGCTCTGGGCGGACGAAGGCTTCGGCGTGCGCTGTGTCGAGCTGCTCAACGAGCGCTACCGCTTCCCCGACAGCGTGCGGCTGATGGACGGCGGCACCCAGGGCATCTATCTGGTGCAGCACGTCCAGCAGGCCGACTGCCTGATCGTCTTCGACGCCGTCGACTACGGCCTGGCACCCGGCACCCTGAAGCTCGTGCGCGACGACGAGGTGCCCAGGTTCATGGGCGCCAAGCGCATGAGCCTGCACCAGACCGGCTTCCAGGACGTGCTGGCGCTGGCCGCGTTCACCGGTGCCTATCCGCGCGAGCTGCTGCTGATCGGCGTGCAGCCCGAGGAACTGGAGGACTTCGGCGGCAGCCTGCGCGAGCCGGTACGTGCCCAGCTGGAGCCGGCGCTGCAGGTCGCCCTGGCCTTCCTCGCCGAGCGCGGGGTGTTCGCCGCGCCGCGCGACGGCGACGCCGAGCAACTGGCGCCGGCGCAGCTGGCCCTCGGCCGCTACGAGGCCGAGCGTCCGGCCGAGGACGTGGCCTACCGTCACGGCGACATCCGCTTCATCGCGCAGCCGGGCCGGGAGGAGGACTGAGCATGTGCATCGGTATTCCCCTGCAGGTGCTGGAGTGCGCGCCGGGCCGCGCCCTGTGCGGCGACGAGCGCGGCGCGCGCTGGATCGACACGCGGCTGATCGAGCCGCCGGCGCCCGGCGACTGGCTGCTGGTGTTCCTCGATGCCGCCCGCGAAGCCCTCGATGCCGGGCGCGCCGCGCAGATCCGCGAGGCCCTGCGCGCGCTGCAGGCCGTGCAGGCGGGCGACCTGGCCGCCCTCGACGGCCTGTTCGCCGACCTCGACCGTGAGCCGCAACTGCCGCCCCACCTGCAGGCGCAACTGCCCCCCAAGGAGCCGAATAGCCCATGAGCCACCCCCTGATCGAGCGTCTGACCGCGACGCTCGGCTACCCCCTGCTGGACGCCGCCGGTCTCGACCGCCAGGTGCAGGCGCAGCCGTTCTCCGTGCTGTTCTTCGCCGGCGACCCCAAGCGCTTTCCCGAGTCGCTCGACGTCGCGGTGATCCTGCCGGAGCTGGTCAAGGCCTTCCCGCAGCTCAGTCCGGCGCTGATCGCCGGTGAAGACGAGGCCGGCCTGCAGGGGCGCTACGGTTTTTCCGTCTGGCCGAGCCTGGTGTTCCTCAAGGAGGGGCGTTACCTGGGCAGCCTGTCGCGGGTGCTGAACTGGGGCGAATACCTCGAGCGCATCCCGGCGATCCTCGCCGGCGAACCCGAGGACCTGCCACGCATTCCCGTGCTGTCGCTGGATGGCGGCGCACCTTCCTGTAGCCAAATGGAGATTAGCGAACCATGACCGGCGATCTGCCCCTTCTCCCACCCGGCTTCGGCCCCGGCTCGCACGGCGAAAAGGACCGGCTCGACTACCTGCCGATGCCGCGCGAGATGCACACCTTCGAGCGTCCTGCGCTGCCGGAGCCCGGGCAACTGGGCGCGCACCCCATCGCCCTGGCGCTGCTGGAGCGGCTGCAGGAGGCGCTGGGCGCCTACCGGATCGGCGAGCAGAGCCGGGTGATCGGCCTCGACCGCCAGCCCAAGGCCGACCTGAAGCTGCTCCAGCAGATCCTCGGCGAGGGCGAGGTGGCGATCCAGGTCGGCGGCCAGCGCCCGGCGCGCATCCAGGAGACCGTGCTGGCCGGGGTCTGGTGGGTGCAGCTGCAGGTCGGCCTGGGCGAGGTCGTCGGCCAATGGCTGGAAGTGGCCGACGTTCCCGCGCTGGTGCGCCGTCGGGCCTTCGCCGAAGCCCGCTGGCCGCGCCTCGGCGCCCTGCCGGACGACCTGCTCAACGCCGGCCCGGTGCTGGTGGAGCTGCTCGACGCGGCGAAGCGGCATGCCGAGCGCCAGCTGGCCACGCCCCACGTGATCAACCTGTCGCTGCTGCCGTTCTCCCCCGAGGACCAGCGCTTCCTCGCCGAGCAGCTCGGCGAGGGCCCGGTGACCGTGCTGTCGCGCGGCTACGGCAACTGCCGCATCGCCGCCACCGCGACCCCCGGCATCTGGCGCGTGCAGTACTTCAACAGCACCGACCGGCTGATCCTCGACACCTTGGAGGTGACCAGCATCCCGCAGGTGGCCTGCGCCGCCCGGGAGGACATCGACGACTCCGCCGAACGGCTGCGCGAGATCCGCGAGGCGCTGGAGTGATCGCGCGCTTCGAGGGCAGCTACCTGGGCGACGCCACGCGCCTGGCCGACGATGCCGTGCTCGAATGCAAGATCTGCTGGCACCGCTACGACCCCGCCGAGGGCGACGAGGTCTGGCAGATCCCGGCGGGCACGCCCTTCGCCGCGCTGCCGGCGCACTGGCGCTGCCCGCAGTGCGATGGCGACCGCGAGCAGTTCATGGTCGTGGACGACTGAGTCGATGCTCTCGGTGGCGGATATCGAGGCCTACTACCGGGCGGTCGGCACGCGCATGGCCGGTCTGCCGGTGTACAACCCGGCGCTCGTCGTGGAGCTGCTCGGCTGGCGCGCGGTCGAGGACGTCGGTGCGCTCGGCGTGCTGATCACGCCCTGGTGCATGAACCTGTTCTGGCAACCGCCGGCCGACGCCGCACTGCCGGCCAAGGGCGAGCGCGCGGTCTTGGCGCTGCCCTCCGGCGACTACGAATGCACCCTGCACGAGGACGAGCGCCTCGGCCGCTACGCCAGCGCCTCGCTGTGCTCGCCGATGCAGGACTTCCCCGGCCAGGCCGAGGCGCGGGCGATGGCCGAGGAGGTGCTGCGGCTGATCTGCGCCGTGCCGGAGCCCGAGCCGCCGCCTCGGCTCGGCCGCCGTGCCCTGCTACGTCGCGCTTTGGGCGGTGCGCCGTGAGCGGTCCGGACAGCCTGGCTGGACGCCTGCGGGTGGAGGTGCGGCTGCAGGAGGGCATCATCCGCAGCGTCGACACCCGGTTGCAGCGCCCGCTGGCGCAGCTTTCCCGCCTGTTCGTCGGGCAGACGGCGGAGGCGGCCCTGGCGTGCCTGCCGCTGCTGTTCAGCCTGTGCGCCGCGGCCCAGCAGATGGCGGCGCTGCGGGCGCTGGAGCGGGCCGCCGGCTGGACGGCGATTCCCGAGGTGGAAGAGGGCCGCACCCGGCTCGCCGAGCTGGAACTGATCCGCGAATCCCTGCTGCGTCTGGTGCAGGTCTGGGCGCTGCCGCTGCCCCTGGAGCGGCTCAAGGCGCTGCTCGCCCTGTGCCGGCAGGCCGCCAGCCGCCTGCAGCCGCTGAGCGCCTTTCGCGCTGAGCCGCAGCCGGCCGATCCGCAGCTGGAGGAGACCCTGGCCGCGCTGGTCGCCGCCTGGACCGCTCTGCAGTTGCCGGCACCGGTCGACTGGCTGGGCGCGCGGCTGAAGCCCTGGCAAGCGGTCGCGCTCGGCGGAGCGCTGCCGGAAAGCGTCGATCCGGCGAATCTGCCGGCACTGCTGACGCAGCTGCGTGCGGGCGACGTCCGGGCGGAAATCGCCGGTGCGCCGCGAATCACCGGCCCGGCCGCCATCGCCGGGATGCAGGCGACGGCCGCCGCGCAGATCGAGCAGCACGTCGGCGCGCTGCTGCGGCGCACGGCGCAGGCGATAGACTCGCTGCAGCAGCAGCCGCCGCTGCCGCCGGCGGTGGCCGGGCTGCAGGCGGGGGAGGGCGTCGGCCTGGCGCAGACCGCCCGCGGCGCTCTGCTGCACCGGGTGTGTCTGGACGAGGGGACGGTCGGCGCCTGGCAGCTGCTGGCGCCGACCGACTGGAATTTCCATGCCGACGGCCCGCTGCGCCGCCGGCTGTGCGGCGTGCGGGTGGCCGAAGGAGATTGCGAGGCGCTGCTGCGCGAGCTGATCCTTGCGCTCGATCCCTGCGTCGCGTTCGAGGTGAAGATCATTCATGCATGAGATGTCGATCGCCGAGGGCATCGTCCAGCTGCTGGAGGAGCAGGCCGCGGCGCAGCGCTTCGAGCGGGTCAAGGCGGTGTGGCTGGAGATCGGCCCGCTGGCCGCGGTCGAGGTCGAGTCGCTGCGCTTCTGCTTCGAGGCGGTGACCCGCGGCAGTCTCGCCGAGGGCGCGCGCCTGGAGATCGTCGAGCTGCCGGGGCGCGCCTGGTGCCTCGGCTGCAACGCCAGCGTGGCGATCCGCCGACGCTACGACGCCTGCCCGCAGTGCGGCAGTTACCGATTGCAGGTCACCCAGGGCGACGAGCTGCGGGTCAAGGAACTGGAGGTAGAATAAGCATGTGTACCGTTTGCGGCTGCGCCGAGGGCGAAACCCGGATCGAGGGCGAGCACCATCATCACGGGCATGACCATGCCCACCCCCACACTCACCCCCATGATCATGGCTATTCCCACCACGAGCACGTTTTCGTGCGCCGCCCAGCACCGGCCGAGGCCGCGCCGCTGGTGGTCGAGGGTTTGAACCTGCACTTCGGCCAGGGCCCGGCCCGCGCCCACGCGCCGGGCCTCAGCCAGAGCCGCATGGTGCAGATCGAGCAGGACATCCTCGGCAAGAACGACCGCTACGCCGCCGAGAACCGCGCGCGCTTCGACGCCCTGTCGCTGTTCGTCCTCAACCTGGTGTCCAGCCCCGGCTCGGGCAAGACCACCCTGCTCACCAAAACCATCGAGCTGCTCGGCCGGCGCCGGCCGCTGGCGGTGATCGAGGGCGACCAGCAGACCGACCACGACGCCGCGCGCATCC from Azotobacter salinestris carries:
- the hybE gene encoding [NiFe]-hydrogenase assembly chaperone HybE translates to MLSVADIEAYYRAVGTRMAGLPVYNPALVVELLGWRAVEDVGALGVLITPWCMNLFWQPPADAALPAKGERAVLALPSGDYECTLHEDERLGRYASASLCSPMQDFPGQAEARAMAEEVLRLICAVPEPEPPPRLGRRALLRRALGGAP
- a CDS encoding hydrogenase expression/formation protein, which gives rise to MTGDLPLLPPGFGPGSHGEKDRLDYLPMPREMHTFERPALPEPGQLGAHPIALALLERLQEALGAYRIGEQSRVIGLDRQPKADLKLLQQILGEGEVAIQVGGQRPARIQETVLAGVWWVQLQVGLGEVVGQWLEVADVPALVRRRAFAEARWPRLGALPDDLLNAGPVLVELLDAAKRHAERQLATPHVINLSLLPFSPEDQRFLAEQLGEGPVTVLSRGYGNCRIAATATPGIWRVQYFNSTDRLILDTLEVTSIPQVACAAREDIDDSAERLREIREALE
- a CDS encoding Nramp family divalent metal transporter, with translation MRNSTAAGAPAGRSPQPSRNPLRRLLAVLGPGLMMAGAAIGVSHLVQSTRAGADYGFTLMWVILLANVLKYPFFEYGHRFTAATGQNLLEGYLRQGRWVLGLFFALNLVTAVTSIAGVTFVTAALAENLFGFGFSNAVWSAGLLLFCVALTVLGHYRYVEGAIKAMLAVLFLATVSATLAAAIKGPVAAPGTPVPALSIAFLVALLGWMPAPIEVSVWNSLWVQAKERALGRRISLAEARWDFNLGYVLTILLALIFTALGALVMFGSGESLSGNASVFSKQLVQLYGATLGELWMPVVAAAAFSAMLSTVLTVVEAYPRSLAEALHLLAPGLRIRHHAHHSLWMVGTSLLGWLIVQAFLDDLTRLIDLVTSIAFLSAPVFAVMNYRLIFSDQVGAEARPGLALRLLSRAGILFLTGFSLFFLYSRYFAA
- the hypC gene encoding HypC/HybG/HupF family hydrogenase formation chaperone, which codes for MCIGIPLQVLECAPGRALCGDERGARWIDTRLIEPPAPGDWLLVFLDAAREALDAGRAAQIREALRALQAVQAGDLAALDGLFADLDREPQLPPHLQAQLPPKEPNSP
- a CDS encoding hydrogenase, translated to MSHPLIERLTATLGYPLLDAAGLDRQVQAQPFSVLFFAGDPKRFPESLDVAVILPELVKAFPQLSPALIAGEDEAGLQGRYGFSVWPSLVFLKEGRYLGSLSRVLNWGEYLERIPAILAGEPEDLPRIPVLSLDGGAPSCSQMEISEP
- a CDS encoding nickel-dependent hydrogenase large subunit — protein: MSGPDSLAGRLRVEVRLQEGIIRSVDTRLQRPLAQLSRLFVGQTAEAALACLPLLFSLCAAAQQMAALRALERAAGWTAIPEVEEGRTRLAELELIRESLLRLVQVWALPLPLERLKALLALCRQAASRLQPLSAFRAEPQPADPQLEETLAALVAAWTALQLPAPVDWLGARLKPWQAVALGGALPESVDPANLPALLTQLRAGDVRAEIAGAPRITGPAAIAGMQATAAAQIEQHVGALLRRTAQAIDSLQQQPPLPPAVAGLQAGEGVGLAQTARGALLHRVCLDEGTVGAWQLLAPTDWNFHADGPLRRRLCGVRVAEGDCEALLRELILALDPCVAFEVKIIHA
- a CDS encoding HyaD/HybD family hydrogenase maturation endopeptidase; this translates as MTGSSPNILILGIGNLLWADEGFGVRCVELLNERYRFPDSVRLMDGGTQGIYLVQHVQQADCLIVFDAVDYGLAPGTLKLVRDDEVPRFMGAKRMSLHQTGFQDVLALAAFTGAYPRELLLIGVQPEELEDFGGSLREPVRAQLEPALQVALAFLAERGVFAAPRDGDAEQLAPAQLALGRYEAERPAEDVAYRHGDIRFIAQPGREED
- a CDS encoding rubredoxin yields the protein MIARFEGSYLGDATRLADDAVLECKICWHRYDPAEGDEVWQIPAGTPFAALPAHWRCPQCDGDREQFMVVDD
- a CDS encoding hydrogenase small subunit, translated to MSQLETFYDVMRRQGITRRSFLKYCSLTAAALGLGPTFAPQIAHAMETKPRTPVLWLHGLECTCCSESFIRSAHPLVKDVVLSMISLDYDDTLMAAAGHQAEAALEETMRKYKGEYILAVEGNPPLNEDGMFCIVGGKPFLDQLKHAAKDAKAVIAWGSCASWGCVQAAKPNPTQAVPIHKVITDKPIIKVPGCPPIAEVMTGVITYMLTFGKLPELDRQGRPKMFYGQRIHDKCYRRPHFDAGQFVEHWDDEGARKGYCLYKVGCKGPTSYNACSTVRWNEGTSFPIQAGHGCIGCSEDGFWDKGSFYERLSTIPQFGIEKNADEIGAAVAGGVGAAIAAHAAVTAIKRLQNKGDQA
- a CDS encoding nickel-dependent hydrogenase large subunit is translated as MSSLPNASQLDKSGRRIVVDPVTRIEGHMRCEVNVDANNVITNAVSTGTMWRGLEVILKGRDPRDAWAFVERICGVCTGTHALTSVRAVEDALGIRIPYNAHLIRNLMDKTLQVHDHIVHFYHLHALDWVNPVNALKADPKATSALQQAVSPAHAKSSPGYFRDVQTRLKKFVESGQLGLFANGYWDNPAYKLPPEADLMAVAHYLEALDLQKDIVKIHTIFGGKNPHPNYMVGGVACAINLDDVGAAGAPVNMTSLNFVLERIHEAREFTKNVYLPDVLAVAGIYKDWLYGGGLAGHNLLSYGTFTKVPYDKSSDLLPAGAIVGGNWDEVLPVDVRDPEEIQEFVSHSWYSYADETRGLHPWDGVTEPKFELGPNTKGTRTNIKELDEAHKYSWIKAPRWRGHAMEVGPLARYIIAYASGREYVKEQVDRSLAAFNQSTGLDLGLKQFLPSTLGRTLARALECELAVDSMLDDWQALVGNIKAGDRATANVEKWDPSTWPKEAKGVGINEAPRGALGHWIKIRDGKIENYQAIVPTTWNGTPRDHLGNIGAYEAALLNTKMERPDEPVEILRTLHSFDPCLACSTHVMSPDGQELTRVKVR
- the hypA gene encoding hydrogenase maturation nickel metallochaperone HypA; the protein is MHEMSIAEGIVQLLEEQAAAQRFERVKAVWLEIGPLAAVEVESLRFCFEAVTRGSLAEGARLEIVELPGRAWCLGCNASVAIRRRYDACPQCGSYRLQVTQGDELRVKELEVE
- the cybH gene encoding Ni/Fe-hydrogenase, b-type cytochrome subunit, whose amino-acid sequence is MALEKSLEAGDGQEKVRKQTAVYVYEAPLRLWHWLTALSIVVLGVTGYFIGAPLPTMPGEAMDNYLMGYIRFAHFAAGYVLAIGFVGRVYWAFVGNHHARELFLVPVHRKAWWKELWHEVRWYLFLEKTPKKYIGHNPLGQLAMFCFFVIGAVFMSVTGFALYAEGLGQGSWADRLFGWVIPLFGQSQDVHTWHHLGMWYLVVFVMIHVYLAVREDIVSRQSLISTMVGGWRMFKDDRPD